One genomic window of Leptospira paudalimensis includes the following:
- a CDS encoding chemotaxis protein CheA, protein MNREDLLLGFIQEGFELIEDCENAILAIEEIQNSHGNFDEELMNNLFRSVHTFKGSSGLLKLETLVKLTHEAETLMDLLRNQKLLPSDELTQVLIDTFDRMRVLLSKVETLKSNPEMDPPTETQIQALQGEINKLKQHSVVETVSEKPKKEKKIYEIFDEAEPPKETNKQSNVYEIFGEETNQTVHKNKKFEIFEEEPKQTQTEVASSNSKVERLGDQNKPVISNIRKEIKVANDKLDSLLDLVGELVIAESNVTQHPTIKSIRNESLNSALTRFHKILLDLQEVAFSTRMIPISGVFQKMSRLVRDLQKQSGKKVLLHIKGEDTEIDKSIVDLIADPIVHILRNSIDHGLESPEDRMNRGKSDTGNIFLSARQSVNEVWVMIRDDGRGLDRNKILEKAKQNGLISGDTSSLTDQEVFNLIFLPGLSTAKVVSDISGRGVGMDIVRQNIVKLGGKIEIHSQFGEGTTIVLRIPLSLGIMEGTVVRVGQKFFTIQTIELREFVSLRDKKEIELDEGQKVLDIRGTFIPIFNINQILNHKEQIIYDNEDPLMIILEYERKLIGIRVDEIIGNQNVVIKPLMGIMENAQGVNGFTILGNGNVSLILDVKSIFSKLELVGAS, encoded by the coding sequence ATGAATAGAGAAGATCTCTTACTCGGATTCATCCAAGAAGGTTTCGAATTGATAGAGGATTGTGAAAATGCAATCCTTGCCATCGAAGAAATCCAAAACTCACATGGAAACTTTGATGAAGAACTGATGAACAATTTGTTTCGTTCTGTTCATACATTTAAAGGTTCTTCTGGACTTCTCAAATTAGAAACTCTAGTCAAGTTAACGCATGAAGCTGAAACATTGATGGATTTACTCCGAAACCAAAAACTTTTGCCATCTGATGAGTTAACACAAGTTCTAATCGATACATTCGATCGTATGCGTGTTTTGTTATCTAAAGTTGAAACATTAAAATCAAATCCGGAAATGGATCCACCAACGGAAACGCAGATCCAAGCATTACAAGGTGAGATCAATAAACTGAAACAACATTCGGTTGTGGAAACAGTTTCAGAAAAACCCAAAAAAGAGAAAAAAATATACGAGATTTTTGACGAAGCAGAACCACCGAAGGAAACTAACAAACAATCGAATGTATATGAAATCTTTGGTGAAGAAACAAACCAAACTGTTCATAAAAACAAAAAATTTGAAATTTTTGAGGAAGAACCAAAACAAACCCAAACAGAAGTTGCATCAAGTAACTCCAAGGTAGAACGTTTAGGCGATCAAAATAAACCTGTTATCTCCAATATACGCAAAGAAATCAAAGTCGCAAATGATAAGTTAGATTCACTTTTAGATTTAGTGGGAGAACTTGTCATCGCCGAATCAAATGTAACCCAACATCCAACGATTAAATCAATTCGTAACGAAAGTTTAAATTCAGCACTAACTCGATTTCATAAAATACTTTTAGATTTGCAAGAAGTTGCATTTTCCACTCGGATGATTCCTATTTCTGGTGTCTTCCAAAAGATGTCACGTTTAGTAAGAGACCTGCAAAAACAATCTGGTAAAAAAGTACTCTTACATATCAAAGGGGAAGATACTGAAATTGATAAATCCATTGTTGATCTAATTGCAGATCCAATTGTTCATATCCTTCGAAACTCTATCGACCATGGTTTAGAATCTCCTGAGGATCGAATGAACCGAGGAAAATCTGATACAGGGAATATTTTTCTCAGTGCCAGACAATCAGTGAATGAAGTTTGGGTGATGATTCGAGATGATGGCCGAGGTTTAGATAGAAATAAAATATTAGAAAAGGCTAAACAAAATGGACTTATCTCTGGAGATACTTCGTCACTCACTGACCAAGAGGTTTTCAATTTAATATTTTTACCTGGTTTATCCACTGCAAAAGTTGTTTCTGATATCTCTGGTCGTGGTGTTGGAATGGATATAGTCCGCCAAAACATAGTCAAACTAGGTGGAAAAATTGAAATCCATAGTCAGTTTGGAGAAGGGACAACAATTGTTTTACGTATCCCTCTATCCTTAGGTATCATGGAAGGAACTGTTGTTAGAGTTGGTCAGAAATTTTTTACAATCCAAACGATTGAATTACGCGAATTCGTAAGCCTTCGAGACAAAAAGGAAATCGAATTAGATGAAGGACAAAAGGTCTTAGACATTCGAGGTACTTTTATTCCTATTTTTAATATCAATCAAATCCTCAATCACAAAGAACAGATCATTTATGATAATGAAGATCCGTTGATGATCATTCTCGAATATGAAAGAAAACTAATTGGAATCAGAGTCGATGAAATCATCGGAAATCAAAATGTAGTGATCAAACCTTTAATGGGAATTATGGAAAATGCTCAAGGTGTAAATGGATTTACTATATTAGGAAATGGAAACGTCAGTTTAATTTTAGATGTTAAATCGATTTTTAGCAAACTTGAATTAGTTGGCGCATCATGA
- a CDS encoding protein-glutamate methylesterase/protein-glutamine glutaminase: MIKLLIVDDQNIVRNVLSDTFKDDPTIKVIGTAANANEAQKLVESLRPDVISLDVVMPGMSGIEFLNWLMPKYPTPVIMLSTFTQSGADATLAALSNGAVDFVQKPDGSESDFLRMLKELTTKIKKYGTEVKLQKQSLFAKTTKLKFNEEKNNRIKIIAIGASTGGTQAIDYLLSRLPTNLPPIVIVQHMPEYFTSLFAMRLKATSGLNVIEASNGDILETGGVYLAPGDKHLLVRRLAGKMYLELETFEKVSGHRPSVDVMFDSIAKGKMGNHCVAVILTGMGRDGASGIKNIRTAGGFTIGQDEKSSVVYGMPKEAFLLGGISHQTPLVDIPQKIIQILET, encoded by the coding sequence ATGATCAAACTGTTGATAGTGGATGATCAAAATATTGTGAGAAATGTTCTTTCTGATACGTTTAAAGATGATCCAACCATCAAAGTAATTGGTACAGCAGCAAATGCAAATGAAGCACAAAAACTAGTCGAATCATTACGTCCTGATGTCATTAGTTTGGATGTTGTGATGCCAGGTATGAGTGGAATAGAATTTTTAAATTGGCTTATGCCTAAGTACCCTACTCCTGTGATCATGTTAAGCACATTTACACAATCTGGAGCAGATGCAACTCTTGCCGCACTTTCTAATGGAGCTGTTGATTTTGTCCAAAAACCAGACGGAAGTGAATCTGATTTTTTACGTATGTTAAAAGAACTTACGACTAAAATCAAAAAATATGGAACTGAAGTCAAACTTCAAAAACAATCCTTATTTGCAAAAACAACAAAACTCAAATTCAATGAAGAGAAAAATAATCGTATCAAAATCATTGCTATTGGTGCATCCACTGGTGGCACACAAGCCATCGATTATCTTTTAAGTCGATTACCTACCAATTTACCTCCAATTGTGATTGTCCAACATATGCCAGAGTATTTTACAAGTTTGTTTGCAATGCGCCTAAAAGCAACAAGTGGTCTAAACGTAATAGAAGCATCAAATGGTGACATTTTAGAAACTGGTGGAGTTTATTTAGCTCCTGGTGACAAACATCTTTTAGTTAGGCGGTTGGCCGGAAAAATGTATCTTGAACTTGAAACTTTCGAAAAGGTATCAGGACATCGACCTAGCGTTGATGTTATGTTTGATTCCATTGCAAAAGGAAAGATGGGGAATCATTGTGTAGCTGTCATTTTAACTGGAATGGGAAGAGATGGTGCATCTGGCATTAAAAACATTCGGACAGCTGGAGGGTTCACAATTGGACAAGATGAAAAATCGTCAGTTGTTTATGGAATGCCAAAGGAAGCATTCCTGTTAGGTGGCATCAGCCATCAAACTCCATTAGTTGATATTCCACAAAAAATCATTCAAATTTTAGAAACATAA
- a CDS encoding response regulator, with protein MAKKILLCDDAPTALKLMELILSGEGYEIYKAENAEQAMLSLEANGPFDGCVFDINMPGKNGIELSKEYLAHPKGQGGKILIVSTESSDYLRQAGKDAGVKAWIVKPFEDEDLIEVLNKIIG; from the coding sequence ATGGCTAAAAAAATATTATTATGCGACGATGCACCAACAGCACTTAAACTAATGGAGTTAATCCTTTCAGGTGAAGGTTATGAAATTTACAAAGCTGAAAATGCAGAACAAGCAATGCTCTCGTTAGAAGCAAATGGACCATTTGATGGTTGTGTCTTTGATATCAACATGCCTGGTAAAAATGGTATTGAATTATCAAAAGAATACTTAGCTCACCCAAAAGGACAAGGTGGAAAAATATTAATCGTTTCTACGGAATCAAGTGACTATCTAAGGCAAGCAGGTAAAGACGCAGGTGTAAAAGCTTGGATCGTTAAACCATTTGAAGACGAAGACTTGATTGAAGTTCTAAATAAAATTATTGGTTAA
- a CDS encoding chemotaxis protein CheD — MSTSTNSTNTQVKPIVYLNIGETFFSNGFHEIRTILGSCVSVCLFHEHTKFSAINHILLPKVSNVKEEQKSLRYGENSMENLISFFVKRQIPRFELKAKIFGGTQSPLFPNFTAGPKNIQFVTEYLNYEKIPIASQDIGGEFYRKLSFHTDSFDVYITKLNPQSIGDVSVQERHFETKVKERMLKKTMIYTFNQ, encoded by the coding sequence ATGAGTACATCTACTAACAGTACCAATACACAAGTGAAACCAATTGTTTACCTGAATATAGGAGAAACTTTTTTTTCCAATGGATTCCACGAGATACGAACCATCTTGGGATCCTGTGTATCTGTTTGTCTATTCCATGAACATACGAAATTCTCAGCCATTAATCATATTCTATTGCCAAAAGTTTCCAATGTAAAAGAAGAACAAAAGAGTTTAAGATATGGTGAAAACTCGATGGAAAATCTAATTTCTTTTTTTGTGAAACGACAGATCCCAAGATTTGAATTAAAGGCAAAGATCTTCGGTGGAACCCAATCACCATTATTTCCAAATTTTACGGCAGGACCCAAAAATATTCAATTTGTGACGGAATATTTAAACTATGAAAAAATTCCAATCGCAAGCCAAGACATTGGTGGTGAGTTCTATCGTAAACTTTCCTTTCACACTGATTCCTTTGATGTCTATATCACCAAGTTAAATCCACAGTCAATTGGAGATGTTTCGGTCCAAGAAAGACATTTTGAAACGAAAGTCAAAGAACGAATGTTAAAGAAAACTATGATATATACGTTTAACCAATAA
- a CDS encoding MFS transporter, translating to MDFKFTPYHIFVVGLLAFLQFTVVLDFMILSPLGVLVMSELQIPTEKFGYVVSAYAFSAGISGLLSAGFADRFDRKKLLLFFYIGFVVATFLCGIAVHYEFLLFVRILTGMFAGVLSSISFAIVADLFPLQVRGRVMGFIMTAFAASQVFGLPIGIYISNIWGWQSPFLMIAGVSGVVGFFIFFFLKPVTKHLDNKTDTHAFHHLVTTLTQPRYLPAFIATTLLATGGFMLMPFGSAFSVHNLGVRLEDLPFIYMVTGIVSMLGGPIMGRLSDSIGKYNMFFGASTIAAIIILYFTRLKVTPLPTVIIINSLLFVFIAARMISANAMNSAVPELHDRGAFMAISSSIQQISGGIAASVAGLIVIQTPSGYLERYEVLGYVVATAIVCTILLMYKVNEMISAKK from the coding sequence ATGGATTTTAAATTTACACCTTACCACATCTTTGTCGTTGGCTTATTAGCCTTTTTACAATTCACTGTTGTACTAGATTTCATGATACTCTCACCACTAGGTGTTTTGGTCATGAGTGAACTACAAATCCCAACTGAAAAATTTGGATATGTAGTTTCTGCTTATGCATTTAGTGCGGGAATATCAGGTTTACTTTCTGCTGGTTTTGCCGATCGTTTTGATCGTAAAAAATTACTTTTGTTTTTTTATATTGGATTCGTGGTGGCTACCTTTCTTTGCGGAATTGCCGTACATTATGAATTTTTACTTTTTGTAAGAATTTTAACTGGGATGTTTGCAGGTGTATTGTCTTCGATTTCATTTGCGATCGTTGCCGATTTATTTCCCTTACAAGTTAGAGGAAGAGTTATGGGTTTTATCATGACGGCTTTTGCTGCAAGCCAAGTGTTTGGACTGCCCATTGGAATTTATATTTCTAATATTTGGGGATGGCAATCTCCATTTTTAATGATCGCAGGTGTCAGTGGAGTGGTTGGGTTTTTTATCTTCTTTTTTCTAAAACCTGTAACAAAACATTTAGATAACAAAACAGATACACATGCTTTCCACCATTTGGTAACTACATTAACACAACCAAGATATTTGCCTGCATTTATCGCAACCACCTTACTTGCGACAGGTGGATTTATGTTGATGCCGTTTGGTTCTGCATTTTCCGTTCACAATTTAGGTGTTAGACTAGAAGACTTACCTTTCATCTATATGGTAACGGGTATAGTTTCGATGTTGGGTGGCCCAATCATGGGAAGGTTGAGTGATTCGATCGGAAAATATAATATGTTTTTTGGAGCTTCAACAATTGCAGCGATCATTATCCTCTATTTTACTAGATTAAAAGTGACACCACTCCCGACGGTGATTATTATCAATTCACTATTATTTGTTTTTATTGCTGCCAGAATGATATCTGCAAATGCAATGAATTCAGCGGTTCCAGAACTACATGATCGAGGGGCTTTTATGGCGATTAGTTCTTCCATCCAACAGATATCAGGTGGAATTGCAGCTTCGGTTGCTGGACTCATAGTCATCCAAACTCCGAGTGGTTATCTAGAGCGATATGAAGTTTTAGGTTATGTGGTGGCGACAGCGATTGTTTGTACAATTTTGTTAATGTACAAAGTGAATGAAATGATTTCGGCTAAGAAATAA